In a genomic window of Candidatus Cetobacterium colombiensis:
- a CDS encoding YeiH family protein, whose protein sequence is MEAVKENKKSLKETIGDLFKFEDYWAILLATILLVFCMFIYMGSDSQSVVGKAEVFNTIMKAEGERAPFKTVQWHEAQFDKNALVIKTSMTENVKNILGKPKKWTTNPIDSVYLSESAAKAKGEPFVKEYEALKQQTLALKNQALEATNSAEKEGFKDANLNIKANELTESWLASRDKENKMKSKAIVKPYNLIPNLAILLAFIAGYFCVGLKKMGRDREGFLQGFPAVFALSVGAYLLGEQETLKAWGLGYVFWGLVLGLIVSNTVGTPKKLLAAAQTEYFIKTGLILLGSTVLVNKVLLIGIPGIFVTWFVTPVVLVLTFGFGDKILKMESKSLNMVMSADMSVSGVSAAIAAAAACKAKKEELTLSVSISIMFTAFMMIAMPMFIKALNMDPVLGGAWIGGTVDSTGAVVAAGEYLGPVARDVAATIKMIQNIIIGVMALGVAAFWSLKVDKSMAEERDFSLKGSLKEIWARFPKFILGFIGASLLFSGIYGMLGVDGSKIIIDKGMVNGLISPLQGWLFCLAFTSIGLSTNFAELSKLFKGGKPITLYIVGKIINLGVTFGAAYLMFHVVFPDITKSLMSL, encoded by the coding sequence ATGGAAGCGGTTAAAGAGAATAAAAAAAGTTTAAAAGAAACAATAGGAGACTTATTTAAATTTGAGGATTACTGGGCAATATTATTAGCAACAATATTATTAGTGTTTTGTATGTTTATTTACATGGGGTCAGATTCACAGAGTGTAGTAGGAAAAGCAGAGGTCTTCAATACAATAATGAAAGCAGAAGGAGAGAGAGCTCCTTTTAAAACAGTTCAATGGCATGAAGCACAGTTCGATAAAAATGCGTTGGTAATAAAAACATCAATGACAGAGAATGTGAAAAATATTTTAGGAAAACCTAAGAAATGGACAACAAATCCAATTGATTCAGTATATCTGAGTGAAAGCGCAGCAAAAGCTAAGGGAGAGCCATTTGTAAAAGAATATGAAGCTTTAAAACAGCAAACATTAGCTTTAAAAAATCAAGCATTAGAAGCAACAAATTCTGCAGAAAAAGAGGGATTTAAAGATGCCAATTTAAATATAAAAGCAAACGAACTAACAGAAAGTTGGTTAGCAAGTAGAGACAAAGAAAATAAAATGAAATCAAAAGCTATTGTAAAACCATATAATTTAATACCTAATTTAGCTATTTTATTAGCATTTATAGCTGGTTACTTCTGTGTTGGATTAAAGAAAATGGGAAGAGATAGAGAAGGGTTTTTACAAGGGTTTCCAGCTGTTTTTGCATTATCTGTAGGAGCTTACCTATTAGGAGAACAAGAAACTTTAAAAGCTTGGGGACTTGGTTATGTTTTCTGGGGATTAGTATTGGGACTAATAGTTAGTAACACTGTTGGAACGCCTAAAAAACTTTTAGCAGCAGCTCAAACAGAATATTTTATAAAAACAGGATTAATATTACTAGGATCAACTGTATTAGTTAATAAAGTTTTATTAATAGGAATACCTGGAATTTTTGTAACATGGTTTGTTACACCAGTTGTACTTGTTTTGACTTTTGGGTTTGGAGATAAAATATTAAAAATGGAATCAAAAAGCTTAAATATGGTAATGTCAGCAGATATGTCTGTAAGTGGAGTATCAGCAGCAATAGCAGCAGCAGCAGCGTGTAAAGCTAAAAAAGAAGAGTTAACACTATCTGTAAGTATCTCTATAATGTTTACAGCTTTCATGATGATAGCAATGCCAATGTTTATAAAAGCTTTAAATATGGATCCGGTTTTAGGTGGAGCATGGATAGGAGGAACAGTTGATTCAACAGGAGCCGTAGTTGCAGCTGGAGAATATTTAGGTCCAGTAGCTAGAGACGTAGCAGCAACAATAAAAATGATTCAAAATATAATTATTGGGGTAATGGCTTTGGGAGTTGCAGCATTTTGGTCTTTAAAGGTTGATAAATCTATGGCAGAAGAAAGAGACTTTTCTTTAAAAGGATCGTTAAAAGAAATTTGGGCTAGATTCCCTAAATTTATTTTAGGATTTATAGGGGCTTCTCTTTTATTCTCTGGAATTTATGGAATGTTAGGAGTAGATGGATCAAAAATTATAATTGATAAAGGAATGGTTAATGGTTTAATATCACCTTTACAAGGATGGTTATTCTGTTTAGCATTTACAAGTATAGGATTATCTACAAATTTTGCTGAATTAAGTAAGTTATTTAAAGGTGGAAAGCCAATAACTCTTTATATAGTTGGAAAAATAATAAATTTAGGAGTAACTTTTGGAGCAGCTTATTTAATGTTCCATGTTGTATTCCCAGATATTACAAAATCATTAATGAGCTTATAA
- the asrC gene encoding sulfite reductase subunit C, with amino-acid sequence MNHDINITKMKLNCFRQSKVPGEFMIQLRVPGGLIEAKYLRVIQEIAERWGNGTFHMGMRQTLNAPGIKFENVEAVNAYLEDYIREVDVELCGAEMEVNKAGYPTIGARNIMACIGNSHCVKANINTWELARKLEKQIFPSHYHIKMAISGCPNDCGKGHFNDFGIMGVTKPIYLKDRCIGCGRCVKVCDHAATRVLKLENHRIVKDSCCCVGCGECVEACPSSAWVRPEQKLYRMTIGGRTGKQYPRMGKMFLNWVTEDVIIKVIGNWQKFSANVLHHKPMYIHGGHLIDRAGYQKFKEMVLDGVELNPEAHVAQRILWAETEYRANINVKPISQHPSPGDPYTLEKPFNYGGGH; translated from the coding sequence GTGAATCACGATATTAATATAACTAAAATGAAATTAAACTGCTTCCGTCAATCAAAAGTACCTGGAGAGTTCATGATACAACTTCGTGTTCCAGGTGGATTAATTGAAGCTAAATACTTAAGGGTAATACAAGAAATTGCAGAGAGATGGGGAAATGGAACTTTCCACATGGGTATGAGACAAACTCTTAACGCTCCTGGAATAAAATTTGAAAATGTTGAAGCAGTAAATGCATATTTAGAGGATTATATTAGAGAAGTAGATGTAGAGTTATGTGGAGCTGAAATGGAAGTTAATAAAGCTGGATACCCTACAATTGGAGCTAGAAATATAATGGCTTGTATAGGAAACTCTCACTGTGTAAAAGCTAATATCAATACTTGGGAATTAGCTAGAAAACTTGAGAAGCAAATTTTCCCAAGTCACTATCATATTAAAATGGCTATCTCTGGATGTCCAAACGATTGCGGAAAAGGTCACTTTAATGACTTTGGAATAATGGGAGTAACTAAGCCAATTTATTTAAAAGATAGATGTATCGGATGTGGAAGATGTGTTAAAGTTTGTGACCACGCTGCTACAAGAGTTTTAAAATTAGAAAACCATAGAATTGTTAAAGATTCTTGCTGCTGCGTAGGATGTGGAGAGTGTGTTGAGGCATGTCCATCATCTGCATGGGTAAGACCAGAGCAAAAATTATATAGAATGACAATTGGTGGAAGAACAGGAAAGCAATATCCAAGAATGGGTAAGATGTTCTTAAACTGGGTAACTGAAGATGTAATCATTAAAGTTATCGGAAACTGGCAGAAATTCTCTGCAAATGTATTACATCATAAGCCAATGTATATTCATGGAGGTCACTTAATCGACAGAGCTGGATATCAAAAGTTTAAAGAGATGGTACTTGATGGAGTGGAATTAAATCCAGAAGCACATGTAGCACAAAGAATTCTTTGGGCAGAAACAGAGTATAGAGCTAACATCAACGTTAAGCCTATATCTCAACATCCAAGTCCAGGGGATCCATACACTTTAGAGAAACCTTTTAACTACGGTGGAGGACACTAA
- the asrB gene encoding anaerobic sulfite reductase subunit AsrB yields MENLIMPTPYRLLDVKKVTDIEYLFRVEYPEAGNVKFGQFMQLSLPKVGECPISVTDFSATEGWVEFLIRKVGIVTDEIFNLHAGDLLPMRGPYGKGFDAIDIKNKNVVIVTGGSGLAPVRSLINHIYRNPEEVQSMELLFGFKDDSSILFRDEIINWRKKHPMVLTVDKGCGLDGECVGLVTEYVPHLKMVSDKFDDLEVVIVGPPNMMKYTAIEFEKLGVPAEKIWVSFERKMSCAIGKCGHCRIDEVYVCLEGPVFNYSQAKYLID; encoded by the coding sequence ATGGAAAATTTAATAATGCCAACGCCATATAGACTTTTAGATGTAAAAAAAGTTACAGATATTGAATATCTATTTAGAGTTGAATATCCAGAAGCAGGAAATGTTAAGTTTGGACAATTCATGCAATTATCTCTACCAAAAGTAGGAGAGTGTCCAATATCTGTTACTGATTTCTCAGCAACAGAAGGATGGGTAGAGTTTTTAATAAGAAAAGTTGGAATAGTAACTGATGAGATTTTTAATCTTCATGCAGGAGATTTATTACCAATGAGAGGACCTTATGGAAAAGGGTTTGATGCAATTGATATTAAAAATAAAAATGTGGTTATTGTAACAGGAGGATCAGGATTAGCTCCAGTTAGATCTTTAATCAATCATATATATAGAAATCCAGAAGAAGTTCAATCAATGGAATTATTATTTGGATTTAAAGATGATTCATCAATTTTATTTAGAGATGAGATAATCAACTGGAGAAAGAAACATCCAATGGTATTAACAGTAGATAAAGGGTGTGGATTAGATGGTGAGTGTGTAGGACTTGTAACTGAGTATGTACCTCATTTAAAAATGGTATCAGATAAATTTGATGATTTAGAAGTTGTAATTGTAGGACCACCTAACATGATGAAATATACAGCTATTGAGTTTGAAAAGTTAGGAGTTCCAGCTGAAAAAATTTGGGTATCTTTTGAAAGAAAGATGTCATGTGCAATTGGAAAATGTGGTCACTGTAGAATTGATGAAGTGTATGTATGTCTAGAAGGACCTGTGTTTAACTATTCTCAAGCTAAATATCTAATCGACTAA
- the asrA gene encoding anaerobic sulfite reductase subunit AsrA, with protein sequence MGYKITAENFDSLLKNLSKEYKIYAPKRFPKQGRYSDTDIVRYDRVYSADEIVHDEKSDYAAKEALSPITETVLYFTDADYRESKVVDDRPMLVFARACDIHSIKRYDDIFLKNGGFEDSYYKRMREKTKFILMECPSKGWDTCFCASMGTGSADEYAFGVKFNGEEVLVETKDSEFNSYFAGNEEMDFLITPVLENERVVRIPEINDKETQIAVKSLEMWKEFDKRCLMCGSCTVSCSTCTCFTTYDMNYTSDSNAGERRRINASCHVDGYTDMAGNHSFRKTGGERMRFKVMHKIHDHKKRFKEHHMCVGCGRCDDKCPVFISFSTTVNRLAAEVDKLNGGNE encoded by the coding sequence ATGGGATACAAAATAACAGCAGAAAATTTTGATAGCTTGTTAAAAAATCTTAGCAAAGAGTATAAAATATATGCTCCAAAAAGATTTCCTAAGCAGGGAAGATATTCGGATACCGATATTGTAAGATATGATAGAGTTTATTCAGCAGATGAGATAGTACATGATGAAAAATCTGATTATGCAGCAAAGGAAGCATTAAGTCCAATAACTGAGACTGTATTATACTTTACAGATGCAGATTATAGAGAATCAAAAGTTGTTGATGATAGACCAATGCTTGTTTTTGCAAGAGCTTGTGACATTCACTCAATAAAAAGATATGATGATATATTCTTAAAAAATGGTGGATTTGAGGATTCATACTATAAAAGAATGAGAGAAAAAACAAAGTTTATATTAATGGAATGTCCATCAAAAGGTTGGGATACTTGCTTCTGTGCTTCAATGGGTACTGGATCAGCTGATGAGTATGCATTTGGAGTAAAGTTCAATGGAGAAGAAGTTTTAGTTGAAACTAAAGATTCAGAATTTAACTCTTACTTTGCTGGAAACGAAGAAATGGACTTCTTAATAACTCCAGTTTTAGAAAATGAAAGAGTTGTTAGAATTCCTGAAATAAATGATAAAGAGACTCAAATTGCAGTTAAATCTTTAGAGATGTGGAAAGAATTTGACAAGAGATGTTTAATGTGTGGAAGCTGTACTGTATCGTGTTCAACTTGTACTTGCTTTACAACATATGATATGAACTATACATCTGATTCTAACGCAGGAGAAAGAAGAAGAATTAATGCATCTTGCCATGTTGATGGATATACTGATATGGCTGGAAATCACTCGTTTAGAAAAACTGGTGGAGAGAGAATGAGATTTAAAGTTATGCATAAAATCCACGATCATAAAAAGAGATTCAAAGAGCATCATATGTGTGTTGGGTGTGGAAGATGTGACGATAAGTGTCCTGTATTTATATCTTTCTCAACTACTGTAAACAGATTAGCAGCAGAAGTTGATAAACTAAATGGAGGTAATGAGTAA
- a CDS encoding RluA family pseudouridine synthase yields MKKFIVEPEFHNMKISQYLREKGYSGRGIRNVEVYLNGKRTKTTKQVKKNARLLVKEKEKEVGIRSIQMDLKIMYEDKNLLIIDKDPYLVVHPTTKKTDLTLANGVIYYLQEQTGKIQPPRFFNRLDMNTSGLIVVAKNAYTQAFLQSDKEKVSKFYQAIVKGIVKDDEMMIEIPIGKEGDELRRKEMSPEEGGQTAKTHMKVLERFPNEDLTLIQLELFTGRTHQIRAHMSLVGHPILGDELYGGDDTRAKRQLLHAFKLIFTDVESGQKIEVQAPLPDDFKEILHIAN; encoded by the coding sequence ATGAAAAAATTTATCGTCGAACCTGAATTTCATAATATGAAAATCTCTCAGTATCTCAGAGAAAAGGGATATTCAGGTAGAGGCATTAGAAATGTCGAAGTTTATTTAAATGGAAAAAGAACAAAAACAACAAAACAAGTTAAAAAAAATGCAAGACTTTTAGTTAAAGAAAAAGAAAAGGAAGTTGGAATTCGTTCTATTCAAATGGACTTAAAAATTATGTATGAAGATAAAAACTTACTTATTATTGATAAAGATCCATATTTAGTTGTTCATCCAACAACTAAAAAAACAGACTTAACTTTAGCTAATGGTGTTATCTATTATCTTCAAGAACAAACTGGTAAAATTCAACCTCCAAGATTTTTTAATCGTTTAGATATGAATACCTCTGGGTTAATCGTTGTGGCTAAAAATGCTTATACTCAAGCATTTTTACAAAGTGACAAAGAAAAAGTATCTAAGTTCTATCAAGCTATTGTTAAAGGAATAGTTAAAGACGATGAGATGATGATTGAAATTCCAATTGGAAAAGAAGGCGACGAACTTAGACGTAAGGAAATGTCTCCAGAAGAGGGAGGACAAACTGCTAAAACTCATATGAAAGTTTTAGAGCGTTTTCCTAATGAAGATTTAACTTTAATCCAATTGGAGCTTTTCACAGGTAGAACACATCAAATTCGTGCTCATATGTCTCTTGTTGGTCATCCAATTTTAGGAGATGAATTATATGGTGGAGATGATACTAGAGCTAAAAGACAACTGCTTCATGCTTTTAAATTAATTTTTACTGATGTTGAAAGTGGTCAAAAAATTGAAGTTCAAGCTCCATTACCAGATGATTTTAAAGAAATTCTTCATATTGCAAACTAA
- a CDS encoding dicarboxylate/amino acid:cation symporter, with translation MKKIGLTNKIFIALILGVLSGVALYPFKENLIIKNYVIDFFFNFLGTGFIRAIRMIVIPLVFCSLTVGAAGIEDIKKLGRVGIKTLSFYLGTTAVAITLALGVGSLINPGKGIVLSQISTTNVSVGETKPFIDILLGMIPINPIEALAKGDMLQIIVFSILCGVAMAMLGDKVSTIRKGMDELNNIVLKIVDLVMQLAPFGVYGLIAKTFSTLGYSAMLPLLKYFLAVIFVLLLHYLITYQSLLILIAKYNPIKFLKKFSGPMMVAFSTSSSSATLPASMETLQEEFGVSKGISSFTIPLGSTINMDGTAIMQGVATIFIAQIYGVSLTMGDFVTVIITATLTSIGTAGVPGVGVIMLGMVLQQVGLPLEGMALVMGIDRFVDMFRTVVNITGDAVCTLIVAKTEGELKREEDATSVNENTLA, from the coding sequence ATGAAAAAAATAGGTTTAACAAATAAGATTTTTATAGCGTTGATTTTAGGAGTTTTAAGTGGAGTAGCCTTATATCCTTTTAAAGAAAATCTGATTATAAAAAATTATGTTATTGATTTCTTTTTTAACTTCTTGGGAACTGGCTTCATTAGAGCAATAAGAATGATAGTAATTCCATTGGTTTTCTGTTCGTTAACAGTTGGAGCAGCTGGAATTGAAGATATAAAAAAATTAGGGAGAGTAGGAATTAAAACTTTATCTTTTTATTTAGGAACAACTGCAGTGGCAATAACATTAGCTTTAGGTGTAGGTTCTTTAATAAATCCAGGTAAGGGTATTGTGTTATCTCAAATTTCTACAACAAATGTTTCTGTAGGAGAAACAAAACCTTTTATAGATATACTTTTAGGAATGATACCAATAAATCCCATAGAGGCTTTAGCAAAAGGAGATATGTTACAAATTATAGTGTTCTCTATTTTATGTGGAGTAGCAATGGCAATGTTAGGAGATAAAGTTTCAACAATAAGAAAAGGAATGGATGAACTGAATAATATAGTTTTAAAAATAGTGGACTTAGTTATGCAGTTAGCACCTTTTGGAGTTTATGGTTTGATAGCAAAGACATTTTCAACTTTAGGTTATTCAGCAATGTTACCTTTATTAAAATATTTTTTAGCAGTGATATTTGTATTGTTACTACATTATCTAATAACTTATCAAAGTTTATTAATTTTAATTGCTAAATATAATCCTATTAAATTTTTAAAGAAATTTTCAGGGCCAATGATGGTAGCTTTTTCAACTTCGTCAAGTAGTGCAACACTGCCAGCTTCAATGGAAACATTACAAGAAGAGTTTGGGGTATCAAAAGGAATATCATCATTTACGATTCCGTTAGGAAGTACAATAAATATGGATGGAACAGCTATAATGCAAGGAGTAGCTACGATTTTTATAGCTCAAATATATGGAGTTTCTTTAACTATGGGAGACTTTGTAACTGTTATTATAACTGCAACATTAACTTCAATAGGAACTGCAGGAGTGCCTGGAGTAGGTGTAATAATGTTAGGAATGGTACTACAACAAGTAGGATTACCTTTAGAAGGAATGGCTCTTGTTATGGGAATAGATAGATTTGTGGATATGTTTAGAACTGTTGTTAATATAACAGGAGATGCTGTTTGTACATTGATTGTAGCGAAAACTGAGGGGGAATTAAAAAGAGAAGAGGATGCTACATCAGTTAACGAAAATACTTTAGCGTAA